In one Brassica oleracea var. oleracea cultivar TO1000 chromosome C9, BOL, whole genome shotgun sequence genomic region, the following are encoded:
- the LOC106314394 gene encoding uncharacterized protein LOC106314394, with protein MANNGSLMPVKDLKPFKTKWRSQVKVLHSWLQNTGSGGKTLQMVLTDEQGEKIIAMCKRNHILSVQRKLPLRKWCVLTTFSVSQASGQYRPTSHPYKITISYETVITNSDLIQDSIFLPLAIYEDINDGNLKTNFLIGNTFMSICYGKTVSLEPVQTVQVKGQDRKKVQFRLVDAKFAKISFYRGEVKIANAFDASIVYLDLTMELVEDELPLAVIEKKYGKKEIVLQEDDWNKLEIKMISELFVSNLVENCKIICSIAAVDTDWAWFYFGHKGCKHRAIKLASNHDDNQLWRCEKCQVKITEVIPLFKLHLIVRDDAETCKLMLLNTVAKTIVGHEAVDLWDGSYDEIDPELHQNLSEL; from the exons ATGGCAAACAACGGAAGTCTCATGCCTGTCAAAGACTTGAAACCATTTAAGACTAAATGGCGATCTCAAGTGAAAGTGCTACATTCATGGCTGCAAAACACTGGTTCTGGTGGGAAGACTCTTCAAATGGTTCTGACCGATGAACAA GGTGAAAAGATTATTGCTATGTGCAAAAGGAATCACATTTTGAGTGTCCAGCGAAAACTACCCCTGAGAAAATGGTGTGTTCTCACAACGTTTTCCGTTTCGCAAGCATCGGGCCAATATCGGCCAACAAGCCATCCATACAAAATAACGATCAGTTACGAAACTGTGATAACAAATTCTGACCTAATTCAAGATAGCATCTTCCTGCCTCTTGCCATATACGAAGACATCAATGATGGGAACTTAAAGACCAACTTCCTTATTGGTAATACCTTTATGTCAAT ATGTTATGGGAAAACCGTAAGCCTTGAACCAGTTCAAACCGTCCAAGTTAAAGGACAGGACCGGAAAAAAGTTCAATTTCGTTTGGTTGATGCAAA GTTCGCCAAAATCAGTTTTTACAGAG GTGAGGTGAAAATCGCAAATGCTTTTGATGCATCCATTGTTTATCTTGATCTAACTATGGA ACTGGTGGAAGACGAGCTTCCTCTTGCTGTTATTGAGAAGAAATATGGTAAGAAAGAAATCGTTTTACAAGAAGATGACTGGAACAAGCTTGAGATCAAGATGATTTCGGAACTCTTTGTTTCAAATCTG GTGGAGAACTGCAAAATCATTTGTTCAATTGCAGCTGTTGACACTGATTGGGCATGGTTCTACTTTGGGCATAAAGGTTGCAAACATCGTGCCATAAAACTTGCATCAAACCATGACGACAACCAACTTTGGCGTTGTGAGAAGTGCCAAGTTAAAATCACAGAAGTGATACCTCT GTTCAAGCTTCATTTGATTGTGAGGGATGACGCAGAAACATGTAAGTTGATGTTGTTGAACACTGTTGCTAAGACCATTGTTGGACATGAAGCTGTTGATCTGTGGGATGGCTCCTATGATGAG ATTGATCCAGAGCTCCACCAGAACCTATCAGAGCTTTAG